The region AGAGCATTTCAGTGTTATATAtaaagcaattaaaattaatggtttcAATCTGATGtgactttaaaaaatttaatcctTGAATTTGTCtacagtgaaaacaaaaactggtGAAAGAGAAGGCAGTTAAAGAAGAATTCAAGCAtgaaaatatataattatatatcaacaataattacttCCACTCATTCAAGCTGAAGTTAGCTCCCTAGCTGGAGTAATATACAACTAAGATGCTGAATATTCTATGTGGCTGAGTTTTATCAATTCTCAGGAAAAAACGTTTTGTGTGTACTTCACTCATAATCAAACTCAACTGGATCATGAAATACATGTAGGGTCATGTAGGTTGCCAACTCACTCTCTAAATGTGCAAAAAGAAGGTCAAAATCTTCCTTAGTTTTTGGATTCATTCTCCTCTCCCATTCTCTCTTTATTCTTTCAGCTCTTTCTCTCTGTTTTCTTAATTCCTCTTGTCTCTCCCATTCCATTCGTAACATATGGTCTTCTCTGAGCCTCTGAACATAATTCTTTGCAAGCCATCTTCTCCAGTACGTTTGAAGTATTATGACCTGTAAGTAAGGAAGTAAAAAGTTTGCTATTGAATTTGAGGTTCTTTTGGCCCTGGTAGAGTTGCAATCgaaaaccagaaaaaaaaaaagggtaagcGGAAATCAAGGAATTAAATATCTTATCTTATATGCTTCCATCAAATTAACCAATAACAACAGGGGCCCCATAATCACATACTATACAATTCCTTGGAAGCAAGGTATCAGacaattttcaacaattaaaTTACACCAAGTACAGTAACTCATATAATGTGTGCAATAATACATACACAATTACCTACACATCTTTCTTTAGGATGCAAAATCTTTTAATCATCGTACTTAATTCTGCACCTGTACAAGTTCTTTGTTCCTTAGCACTTACTTTAGCTAATATCTTTTGATGATGCTCTTCAGCTGTAACATATTTTCCAGGAatcaaaattttgtctgtGACATTTGAGACATAGCAGCCATCTTTGGTCTGAGGAAAATAAATCATAATTATATGCACTGATCTGCAATCATGCAGAAAACTTCAGCTGGGTTCTTGTAACAGCCACAGAGCCAcagtgcaataattatttacagtgTACAAAGTGGAACAAAGCAATTAATCCTCAAAAAGATAAGAAccattttcactttgaaatttatttgccaCTTGGTGTACAAAATTGTAGCTGGTGGAATTACACAAGACAAAgtattgagaaaaaaaaattatcaaatcaagtaaattatttacaaattatttaacaTGATGATTATCTCCAGGCATCATGTGATTGCATTATTTTTACTACAAGTAAATGCATACCATTTGTGTTGAAGTTGTGTTTGTGGTCTGTTGCAGTCTATTTCTTAATTTGTATGTCTGTGTGTCTCGGTGGAATTTCTCCACAGGTGATGGCACACGAATCTTGGGTATTGTTTGAGTAGCAGCATTGTGGAACTCAGCTCCTGTCAGACGATGCTTGTAGCCTCCTAGGAATggctttcttttattttcttgtacaATGCAAACAACTGTCTCAACTTCTTTGCCATCTGAAATTATAGATTTGGCATAATTAAGGTTTACTGTGTAACACTGTAGAACAGTTTTAAGGTCAAAATTACAGTTCATGCAAACATTCTGGAAATAATACATGTGGTTTTACACAGCACCTACTGCATGGAGAGTTATTTTGaaagcaataatattaaattttgtagTTACCACGTTCTACTTTGACATTAACTTTCTCAGGTAGTTTGCAAATAATATGTGGTTTTTGTTGGAAATGTAGAGGCTTGTTCATAGGATCTGATGACTGGATTTCCACTTCAACGGTCTGCCCAGCAGTGATCCCCAGATCTGACAAAACTTTATGATCTTCTACAAGATTTCCTATCAATttgataattaaagaaaatgacaCTCCATTTGTGATAAACAAACCGAAAGGAAACACTTACAATGAAAAAGGGATATTAAGCAACATTCACTggctataaaaaaaaaaacaaaaaaacaaaaacaaacatacCACCAAAAGAGACTATCAACTCAGTACAAAACTGTTTATggcataaattattattattattattattattattattactattatagtatctttatttgtttctttaatttattttattttacaacaatGCAGGTGACACCTAtgctttgttgtttctgtgttACATGTAATACTGTCATATTATCACTATAAATTATACAGTATACCCATAGAATTTTTTAACTATCTCATTGTTTTGTGAAAGAGCCGCTTTTGgcatttaataataatacggtatttttctttgtttgttcctgtgatgttgttaagttccttttcaattttcgtACCATGACCACCTACTGTAGGAAGTCGAATACAGTAAACTATGTTTATTTGAGTTACTGTGTGATCCTTGTATAAGTTATTTACTCCTTTCCGTCGATTGATGTACTTTTCTTGCTTCATTGATGTTTTTTCCTTGATCCTTCCCACCTGGCATATAGTGTCTTCAACCATGACTAATACCTTGCTTGTCATGTGCAGCTATATCCAGCTTGTTACCACCATTTTCTGGGGCACTctcaattattataataataatttaaaatattaatatagCGGAAAAACATGCATATGATCTATTGCGCTTTAcaataaatggaaaaaaaaatatatatatatatatatctacataaaacaaaatactaattaagttacaaatttataattaagataatttaacaataacaatttaagCAAGAGCAATTAAATATCACACATTATTGGCTAATCTAAGAAGATGAGTCTTTAAGAGGCACTTAAATACATTTATGTTCTGGCACTGGCGTATCTCTTGTGGAAGTGCATTCCACAGTGTAGGGGCTGCCGCAGCAAATGACCTGGCACCTAGCGTCTTTCTATTTGTCCGCGGCCTGTTTAAAACTGGTGCTTGAAAAGACCTAAGACTGTATCTGGTTTTCTTTACCGAGATAAGGTTGAAAAGATAACTAggtgataattattattattattaatatcaatATTATTCAACACTACAACTGCCACCCTCGACACTCTTTCCATTCCATCAATGGATGCCGGGTAAAGGCATGTTGCTCATTGAATTGTAAAacgacaataattattgataatgcAAATAACTAAATTATAATATTCTTTTACCATTAAAAAGCAGCAGTATTACTTCTGCTGGTTGACTTAATTCTGATGCAAAGTGATTTCTAAGCTCTAAGAAAGACTGCTTCAATGAACATGTCATCTGTTGCACTTGACCATCTGGTATGACGATAAACTTaactacaacaaaaacaaatgccATCATCAATCATATTATTAACTGTGCATCATCATTGCATCATATTTTTTATCATGATTTTTCATTTCCGGCTTTGAAGAACAGTTTCTTGATTGAAGACTTAAAATGCTACTTATGTATTGAGCATGCTCAAGATAGTTTAACACATGAGGAATTTGACGTCACACTAGGATATCAAAACTTGGGaaatttttgtgatttgaaaTCATTAATATTGACGTGACGCTTTTGTTGCATTCACGGCCCTTATACGTACCACTTGCTGAAAATCCATCCTTTAAGGTTCCTGAGAATTCAGTGCGATTTCCAACACCCGTTTCACCGTCAAACGACTTTTCAGCTTGAGATGTCGGAGGAGCAATCAAAGGGGATTCACTCTCTGACTGAGATTCCATCACTTTGCTTAAGCTCGAGTGATCTTCTTTAACTGTACTACCTTCAACAATTCCTTCTTCGTTTCTAACGGGCGATCCCCTTCCCTCTGTTTGAGAATTTGCTTCTTCTGTTTTAACGTCTTTATCAGGCTCCGAGATCACTGCAGACATAGTTGCTTCGCTATTGGTCTGTAAAGTTTGCACAGTCTCTTGTTCTTCTGCAATATTCtcgtcattttccattgttccCGAAGGTTTTCCTTCAGATTGGTCGCCTTTGACAACTCCATTTTCAGTTACTCCTGTTTTCTCTTTGACATCCCCTTTAACTTGCTCTCCATCATCGCTGTTTGTAGGCTCTctatcaacaaaattactgCTACTATCTTGATCCACCGGATTCTGTGTTATGCCAGCTTTCTCCTCTGAGCTTTCAGTTCCCTGAGCGTCTTGATTTGTACTTTCATCTTCATGTCCGTCTTTAGTAGTATCATCTTCTTCCAAACCAGACATTCTGAGCTAAAGTTGTAAAGAcagggaaaagaaaactattacAATTGATAGGTCTTTCTACCACTATGGCTTATGTTCTGTTCTGTCTCCATAGAAACAGCTGATCAATAACATTCAGGCTCAGCAACCGGACAACAAACGTCCAAACGGCCTACGCATGTGTAGATCCAAGCGAATGTATGAATCCAGAAAGAGCTCAGCCCGCCAGTAAGACGAGTATCGGGGGCGATACTCCTTTTAGCTTCTGGATGCGTTTGGAGCGTTGTTCCTTGACAATGCACGCCGCGATAGCGGGTGTTGGCCCGGAGATCGCTCACGCTCTCGCTTAGACTCTCTGAAATACTTGCCACCGTCAGTCCTTTGGTAATTGCTTTATGTAAGACCAAGTATATTGTCCCGACAGAAAGGGCTCTCTAATCTTTATACACGTAACATAGTATTGGTCGGGACAATACATCCAGTCTTACACAAAAGTACTTATTAACTTCATTTCGGGCGAGTCACGTTGACTTAGCAAGAACAAAGTGGGAAAGGTCTCCATATTTTGGGCCTTTGAGCTACAGTTTAAAACGAACACTATTTAGTTTGATGAGTGCAGTAGATGTCATCATCTTCTGAGGAGACGGTTTCAGCCCCTCCAGCcaagaaacagaaaatttcaaactCGCACGGTGTTACGAATTCTTCATCCCACGGAAATCATTCCACAGAAACGGTAAAAAGTATTCATAGTCACAGATTATAGACAGTTTGACATGTTATTatcgttttctttccttttatattaattttatgcagACCACAATGGCGGGCAACGGAAGTGTGGAAAATGACATGCAGATAGATGAGGGACTTTATTCCCGACAACTGTGAGAAgcattctctttttttctttagaagaTGTGATTTTACTATCAGTGCCCCACCAGTTATTTTTTACCTACACAAATGTGTATATGAACGTTTTCTCAGATGGTTCTGGCTGACTTTCACTTGTACATTTGTATCTTCAGAGTA is a window of Acropora palmata chromosome 4, jaAcrPala1.3, whole genome shotgun sequence DNA encoding:
- the LOC141879300 gene encoding IQ motif and ubiquitin-like domain-containing protein gives rise to the protein MSGLEEDDTTKDGHEDESTNQDAQGTESSEEKAGITQNPVDQDSSSNFVDREPTNSDDGEQVKGDVKEKTGVTENGVVKGDQSEGKPSGTMENDENIAEEQETVQTLQTNSEATMSAVISEPDKDVKTEEANSQTEGRGSPVRNEEGIVEGSTVKEDHSSLSKVMESQSESESPLIAPPTSQAEKSFDGETGVGNRTEFSGTLKDGFSASVKFIVIPDGQVQQMTCSLKQSFLELRNHFASELSQPAEVILLLFNGNLVEDHKVLSDLGITAGQTVEVEIQSSDPMNKPLHFQQKPHIICKLPEKVNVKVERDGKEVETVVCIVQENKRKPFLGGYKHRLTGAEFHNAATQTIPKIRVPSPVEKFHRDTQTYKLRNRLQQTTNTTSTQMTKDGCYVSNVTDKILIPGKYVTAEEHHQKILAKVIILQTYWRRWLAKNYVQRLREDHMLRMEWERQEELRKQRERAERIKREWERRMNPKTKEDFDLLFAHLEKWRKEEMARIDELYSGPERKAALVGLLEQEAYLIASIDRHRLVADEENIDKRIKGFLNKAAAPKQWKAYDGKVTEMDTPYTIRAQELRDIYSTLSMKYLTQDERLDVLLTLKHTVKEHDCKLTQEIIELIDREADLLMRGVKESNLEGLRKRILTLFLQYCKTPLFNPQAALLIKVPQDPIVLRKNIYFCPSCNAYLPSTEFQLSSNSRVVGRCRKCMKLDNDARLRHDYSEYRAMLKELRRSEESFEDGSKIAYLLQEPDLRYLVENIWNSQSVLSAHEDLFDLVLVRWNKYEEWSPWNCILLTEEEASAHTKLENVTEAYGRMFIGKILHKHVLARNYFSRLPGMAEHMKQKISGQTRGLANNGTRAEPLKVQT